One part of the Lotus japonicus ecotype B-129 chromosome 2, LjGifu_v1.2 genome encodes these proteins:
- the LOC130739371 gene encoding mini zinc finger protein 2-like, translated as MRKRQVVVRREDPQRNVRSVKYGECQKNHAANVGGYAVDGCREFMASGEEGTSDSLACAACGCHRNFHKKEVQTEGSVSESSS; from the coding sequence ATGAGGAAGCGTCAAGTGGTGGTGAGAAGAGAGGATCCTCAAAGAAACGTGAGGAGTGTGAAATATGGAGAATGCCAAAAGAACCACGCAGCTAATGTCGGAGGCTATGCTGTGGACGGTTGCAGGGAGTTCATGGCGAGCGGCGAGGAAGGGACAAGTGATTCTCTCGCTTGCGCCGCGTGTGGCTGCCACAGAAACTTCCACAAAAAAGAGGTGCAGACTGAAGGATCAGTGAGTGAGTCTTCATCATAA
- the LOC130739372 gene encoding zinc-finger homeodomain protein 9: protein MEVLTTATNNITSTAKSPEPETETPTRIQQPGNVNATAKPLSFSNGVLKRHHPPAPHANHSPVTVTYKECLKNHVASLGGHALDGCGEFMPSPTATADDPSSIKCAACGCHRNFHRREPEEPPITAAHHVFEYQPHHRHHPPPPVPFNRSPNSASPPPISSYPSAPHMLLALSGAGLPVPPENTAAPTQTPGSDSRKRFRTKFTPGQKEKMLEFAERVGWKMQKRDEDLVMEFCNEVGVDRGVLKVWMHNNKNTFGKRDHAAANGGAGGGDDDGAGGGERAINGNGNGSAASQDPNQYENDSGTNGATNGSSSSS, encoded by the coding sequence ATGGAGGTATTAACAACCGCCACAAACAACATCACTAGCACTGCGAAATCGCCAGAACCCGAAACAGAAACACCGACCCGGATCCAACAACCCGGAAACGTAAACGCAACCGCAAAGCCGTTATCATTCTCCAACGGCGTTCTCAAGCGCCACCACCCTCCGGCGCCACATGCAAACCACTCTCCGGTGACGGTGACCTACAAGGAATGCTTGAAGAATCACGTCGCCAGCTTGGGTGGCCACGCGCTTGACGGCTGCGGCGAGTTCATGCCATCCCCCACCGCCACCGCCGATGACCCGAGCTCAATCAAGTGCGCCGCCTGCGGCTGCCACCGCAACTTCCACCGCCGGGAACCCGAAGAGCCGCCGATTACCGCCGCGCATCATGTTTTCGAGTACCAGccgcaccaccgccaccaccctccacctccGGTTCCGTTCAACCGGAGCCCCAATTCGGCGTCTCCGCCGCCGATCTCGTCCTACCCATCCGCCCCGCACATGCTACTTGCCTTATCCGGGGCGGGGCTCCCCGTCCCGCCGGAGAACACCGCCGCGCCGACGCAGACCCCTGGCTCCGATTCCCGGAAGCGGTTCAGGACGAAATTCACGCCGGGGCAGAAGGAGAAGATGCTGGAGTTTGCGGAGAGGGTTGGGTGGAAGATGCAGAAGAGGGATGAAGATTTGGTCATGGAGTTCTGCAATGAGGTCGGTGTTGACAGAGGGGTTCTCAAGGTCTGGATGCACAACAACAAGAACACGTTCGGGAAACGGGATCATGCTGCTGCTAACGGCGGCGCTGGCGGCGGAGATGACGACGGAGCTGGTGGTGGTGAACGCGCAATCAACGGTAACGGTAACGgcagtgctgcttcacaggatcCGAATCAGTATGAGAATGATAGCGGGACTAACGGTGCTACTAatgggtcttcttcttcttcttaa
- the LOC130737003 gene encoding uncharacterized protein LOC130737003: MAASTSTGTNQVQQQVQTIVFKFDGKSNFTMWKRLMELCLTTSGYRDIMKKGFVEPTEEDKGKADEQQVEKDRMLNQKALLLICQSMELSVFEKIFHAKSAKEAWEILINTYEGADPVKRTRLQGLKRQFELMEQGRDESIRDYFSRMDKLVNEMKSNGDDIKEKDVVDKIMRTLSTRFDYVVAAIEEAKDLTKMTLNDLQASLEHWILCQSNR; this comes from the coding sequence ATGGCAGCAAGTACGAGCACAGGAACAAATCAAGTTCAGCAGCAGGTACAAACAATAGTTTTCAAGTTCGATGGTAAATCAAATTTCACCATGTGGAAACGTTTGATGGAGCTGTGTTTAACAACCAGTGGATATAGAGATATTATGAAGAAAGGTTTTGTCGAACCAACTGAAGAAGATAAAGGAAAAGCTGATGAGCAACAAGTTGAGAAAGATCGTATGCTCAACCAAAAAGCTTTGCTATTGATCTGTCAATCAATGGAGCTATCTGTTTTTGAGAAAATTTTCCATGCCAAATCCGCAAAAGAGGCTTGGGAAATCTTGATCAATACATATGAAGGTGCTGACCCTGTCAAACGAACGAGGTTGCAAGGTTTAAAACGCCAGTTCGAGCTGATGGAGCAAGGAAGAGATGAAAGCATTCGTGATTATTTTTCACGAATGGACAAGCTCGTCAACGAAATGAAATCCAACGGCGATGACATAAAGGAGAAAGATGTTGTGGACAAAATCATGCGCACGCTCTCAACTCGTTTTGATTatgtggtggcagccattgaagaagcaaaGGATCTCACAAAAATGACTCTAAATGATCTGCAAGCATCTTTGGAACACTGGATTCTTTGTCAGAGCAATCGTTGA
- the LOC130739373 gene encoding gibberellin-regulated protein 4-like has protein sequence MAMPKLLVVLILALIAISMLQTMVMASHGHGGHYYTDKKKYGPGSLKSYQCPSQCTRRCSRTQYHKPCMFFCQKCCRSCLCVPPGYYGNKAVCPCYNNWKTKRGGPKCP, from the exons ATGGCCATGCCTAAATTACTTGTTGTCTTGATCTTGGCCCTCATTGCCATTTCCATGCTTCAAACAATG GTCATGGCATCTCATGGGCATGGAGGCCATTACTACACTGACAAG AAAAAATATGGACCTGGAAGTCTCAAGAGCTACC AATGCCCATCACAATGCACGAGGAGGTGCAGCAGGACCCAGTACCACAAACCTTGCATGTTTTTCTGCCAAAAGTGCTGCAGGTCTTGCCTCTGTGTGCCCCCGGGTTATTATGGGAACAAAGCTGTGTGCCCTTGCTACAACAACTGGAAGACCAAGAGAGGAGGTCCCAAGTGCCCTTAA